The genomic stretch CCCGGGAGGAGGCTAACCCTTAATCTTTACACCTGCGGTATTTAAGCTCGTGTTTAAAGAAGAATTCAAAATCACAAGGGAGATGAgccacagaaaaaggaaactgtGGTAGAGTCTGGACCGTTCGAGGGTCTCAAGCCCTCGAGAGAAGACCATCTAGATGGGATGAGCAGGATCTGTTTTGGCAGCGGAGATTGTGTAAGGGCGCTCTCAGCATCGTGTTGTTTTACTTGTTTGACCGGTAAACGTTGTCCCTCCTCCTAATTGCGCTTTCCTCGCTTAGCTTCCAGGacaccagttttgtttttgttttcttcctacttCACCAGTTTTCACAGTCTCCTTACCTGgtttctccttttctccaaaCTTCTTAGGGTGCTGCCTAGGACAGTCTTTGGATCTTTACTCTTCTTAGTATACACCCCCGCTTTGATCTCCTTCAGTCTTGATGACTTCCAAAGTTCTCCATCCTAGACTTCTCCTAACTTCGCCCAACTCGAATAGCCTGCTGCTTactcctcttcttttttatttattttttatttttttttaacgtttatttatttttgagacagagagagacagagcatgaacaggggagggtcacagagagagggagacacagaatctgaaacaggctccaggctccgagctgtcagcacagagccaacccggggctcgaacccaccgaccgtgaaatcatgacctgagccgaagtcagacgcttaacggactgagccacccaggcgcccctgcttactCCTCTTCTTGTGTGTCTAGTGGACACTTCAAAGTTAATATGCTCCAAGCTAAACCTGtctctagagcctgcttcaaactgTCTCACCTTGCAACCTTACCCATCTCAGTTGATGGAAACTTCTTTCAGTTCTTGGACTCAACTTCTTTCTCTCATGCTCCAGGAAATCCTGGGGTTCTATCTTTAAACAATTtccagaatccaaccacttcGCACCACCTTCAGTGCTTCAGCCTGGAATAAGACACCATCTTTCTCCTGGATCACTGTAGTAGTCTCTTGGCAAATCTCCTTTAATGCTCCCCAGTTTATTTACAACACAACAGTcaggatcttttaaaaaacatagataAGATCATATCACTCCTCTACTCAAAACTTCACAGTGACTTTCCTCACACTGTAGTCTACAAGGCTCTCCCAAATCTGGCCCATTAGCTCTCTGACCTCACCTTCTGCTTTCCTCAGAACTTACACCGCAGCCTCCCTGCTGTTTCTTGAAAACACCGGGCACTCTCTTCAGGGCTTTTACATCCACTGTTTCGTAGGCATGGAATCCTCTTATCCCCAGATGCTGGCTTGGCTGACTCCCTCACTTCCTTTAAGTCTTCGATTAAATGCCATCTTTTCAATGAGGCCTACTTGGATCACTGTATTTGTTtccccagcctgccccacccccttcaccTCCTGACCTTCCTTTATCCTGCTCTTTTCTCCATAGCAGTTCTCATTGAACATCCTAAGTTTTCTTACaatgtttactgttttcttttgtcttctcacTGTTAGAAGCTAAGTTCCATTACGCAGGGATCTTCGTTTATTGGTGGATCTCGGCACCTAGAATTCTGCCTGGCTTTCAGtaggccttcaataaatatttgttgaatgaaatgagtgaatgaatatgcAGAGGTCTCAAACTGGTGGCCCCAGAATCAAATTTTGCTCacaatgttgatttttttaatcaacagcttttattttttaataaccaccccttttaaaaatttggaggaaTTTAGCACAAAAATCTATCTTTCCATTTTATGTTGAAAAATCATATCATCTGGAAGCACTGAGTCTGCATTTCTGCAACTGGATGAAACTGAGTTGTCAGCTTATTTTAGTTTATGAGCTTTCCATTTTGCTACAGCCCCACCCAGCAGCTCCATTAATTTCCATTAGCTGTCTTGGCTCCTAAAGGCATTTATAGTTTGCAATTTCTACCCTCCAGCGCAATGAGAAAGTTCAACAATGTGTAGCACCCCTGGATTATTAAAGGTAGGgatgacaataaaaatattgagtTGATAGGAGCTGAGAACCAATGAATCAAGTCAGGCATTGGATCAGGGCTTTGGAAACCTACAGTGTCAGACACCAACCATTTAGTTGCTGAAGTGggatgtgtgtggtgtgtgttacATGAGTGTGCGCACATGCACGCGTGCCGCTGGAATAAGGGGCCAGGTTGAGGGCACTCAACAAGTGTTCAGGCAGGGCTATTCACCAATCAGTACAGAAGCTAAAGTACtggtacaattaaaaaaaaaaaaatcactggtacAGCCATGAAGTACATACTAGGTGAGTAGGAGGCTTAGTTAAGGGggttgggtggggtggaggagcaGCAGAGTGGAGTCTTGAAGTCACATAGGGCTGACCCTTTGCCCATGTCATAGTGCCCACCGGGTCACAATGACACCAGGCTGCCTGAACCCCTGCCACTCATCTCTGAACCTCACTTTGCCGCAGGGAGGCACTGAACTGAGAAACTGCCTTGTAACAGGTTGCGCCCTtctatcttctccctttcttataTCAAGAGGGGAAAAACACGGAACTACCTCTACCCGATCTGGTCACCATACGCCTATTACCTTTACTGTTACAAATACCGGATCACCCTCCGGGAGAAGATGCTGCCTTGTTATAAAAGGTACTTGTTTTCCTCTCTACTTGTAGTTGTTTACATAAACTgtcaggaaaaataagagaatttgaaGGAACTTCCCAAGTGGCAAGAGATAATAATAGCAAAATAGGATGGAAGGCTGGCATGGAACTTAAAATTTTCCCACCTGGCTGGCCTGGGAGAATGGAAGCAGATAGGCTCATCCACAAAAGATAGTGCCAGAGCCTGGTCCTATGTACCTGGAAGTTATGaacccctccccttctcagaTGCAGAGGTAAACTAATTTGGGCCCCCTTTTCCTAACCAGCATCATATATAAGGAACGGGAGGACTTGACACTCCGGCCCCGTTCCTGCCTTCAGTGCTCCTGAGTCCCCAGCAGGCCTCCAGGGGGTCAGAAGCACTGAGCAGGGTGACCACGACCAGCTTAAAGAATTATACTCGGTAAGTGGACTGCACACTGATGCTGTGCGGGGGCGGCCCCTGGCTTGCTGTGATGACACCTTAGGGAGAAGGGGCATAATTAGCTAACTGGAGAACAAATTTTAGATCTCGAGGCTCACGCAGAACAGCTACTTGCTTTGGAAACAAGGATTCTGGCCCAGAGATATTAAGtcaagatcacagagctggtgGTGAGAAGTAGGATGGGGAAAGATGAGGTTGGAACAAAGAGCAGAACGAATTAAGAGTTCTGGGACGGAAACTTGTTTCGATGCCAAGAGAGGACTAGAACCTAGAACTCCTCAACTTGGCCCTGTACCATACTACAATAACATGCCTGTGGGTGACCTCTGCATTTTAACTGAGAAATCCGAGAATTCAGAGAAAACTCCCATGATGTAAAAAAAGTGGAAGAGCACAGTCAGTGAGTCCGTAAACAGATGACACGGCATTGTTTAAAGAATAAGctccctaggggtgcctggctggctcagttggtggaacatgcgactcttgatctcggggttgtgagttcgagccccatgttgggtgtgattaaaaatcttaaaaaaaaaaaaaacaaaaaaaaccacaaagctcTGTGATGTAAATGTTTCTGAAGTGTTGGTGCACCCCTCGGGTGAGGTTAACAGGCAGTGGTACTGCAACTGCATTGACTGGTTTCCAGATTGGTATCAAGGAAAACTCCACAATAGAGAATTAGGTCCTAGGACTAAGGGACAGAGTGAGGATTTGGCTCCAATTCGGTCAGCCCCAAATTTGCTTCCTCAGACACAGCCAAATTGGCCTGAGATCTGACCTGAGGACTAGATGAGAACAGGAGACTGTGTTACTCTTGTTCCCTTTCCAGGCTGGGAACCTGACGGTGCTGGCTACTGACCCCCTGCTTCACCAGGATCCAGTACAGTTAGACTTCCACTTCCGCCGCACCCCCCAGACCTCTACCCATTGGCACGGCCTTCTCAGTGATCATCGACTCTTCCTGGATATCCCATATCAGGCCTTGGATCAAGGCAACTGGGAAAGGTGACTGAGCCCTGATAGGAAAGTGGGGTGggtgagcggggaagaggcaggagggtcCCTTCTTTCATCATGTCATAATCAGGTGGTGGGTGTGCTAACCCATGAGGGTGGATTCAGGAGCTAGATACTTTCACACCACCGAACTGGCATGCAGGCAAGCCCATGAGCTGAGCCAGGATCTGGGCTTCAAGGGAGAAGAGCCCCCCGGGAGATTGATGGACCCCGATTCAGAAACACAGAAGTGAGGATCAACAACAGGATGTGTCTTCGGACTGTCTTTCTAGAGTGGCTCCTTCTCCCCAGGCCCCTCTAGGATATGGAGGTCAGTCCTGTTGTAATCCCTGGGCTTCGGAGAAACATTTACCAACACCAGCTTATCAACTTTCATTTCCTGGCTTGGGTCAGGAAAAAATTAAGCCATGAGGTTTCTTCTACTCAAGTAGGTGTTTGGATTTTGAATTCACTAAATATTTCATCAACTAGGATTCCTCTTTCTGGCCCCTAGTTTGACTGCAACACTGGAGTATGTGGAGGAGAAGACCAACGTGGACTTGGTGTTTGTAAGCTTCCAAAATAACCGGAATGACAGAGGTAGGGATTGGCAGTCCTTTCTGGCCCATGGTGCTGAAGCAGCTGACAGCAACTTTTCCTTTGTAGGAGACCCTCttccccaactttttaaaaaagatcacaCTCATACACATTTCAGGGATTTAACCACCATCATCCCCACCCCTGTTCCAAGGAAATGAAGGCAACTAGCACTCTGTTAGATTACACTTGGATTGTGAGGAAAGCCTCGAAGGTAGATTTCAGAAGCCAGACCGAGGAAGCACTGGTGACATTAACAGAACTATTCAAGGCATGTAGCTGGTAGGACAGAAAGGACCTCAAATGTATTAAGCACCTACAGTGTGAAAGTGTTGGGTATAGGGCCAGGAAGACAGGAATGGGTTTATCCGGATGCTTGGAGCACACGTTCCAGAAACTAcgacctcctccctcctcctcccccgcttCTATGGGACAGAAGATGGTCAAGAGCTTAGTACACCATCATTGTTAGGCATTTCATGATCATCATCTTATTTAATCAAATTCTGAGGAAGATCACCATGTTATAAATGGGAAAACTAAATCTCCGAAAAGGTAACTTGTACAGTGTCACAAAGCTTAGCAAGCCTTAGAGCCAGGGGTGGAGTGTAGGTTTGTTAGTTCAAAGCAGACCACCCTAATGCTTGCACTACATGGCTTCCCTTCAGCCACTCCCTAAAGAAGCCAAATCCAGGGAAACAGTTGTATAGAGCctcaaaaaatgttcttttttcacAGGTGCCCTGCTACGGGCCTTCAGCTATATGGGCTTTGAAGTGGTCAGACCAGatcaccctgtcctccctccctgggaCAATGTCATCTTTATGGTATATCCCCTTGAAAGGGAACTTGGCCACCTGCCCAGTGAGCCTCCCTGAACATGCCTATTCCTGTTGAGGGGCTGGGAGCCTTGACCACTGCGAACCAGGATGTGATTCAGGACACCTTTCATTCTAGAAATAAAGGGTAGTGCAATCCTCAAGTGTTCACTATTtcttgggggtgtgggggaaggcAGGGTTGGCTGTAGTGGAACATTAGCCTTACAGAACTGAACTCACTATAGAATAAACGTTTGATGGAAAAGTCAGGGAAGAGAGCCAAGGATTTTAGATTCCTTTGCTTTCCCCTCTACTCCAAAATCCATTTACTTATTCTAACCAGTAACTGTGTACTTGCCAAGAGCAAAAGCCAGGGACTAGGGAATTCAGAAAGACAAGCCTTGTTGGGAGTTTTTCCTTCACATATATCAGATTGGATTAGAGACAAGTATGAATTCCTTCTCTTTGGATGTGGAGAAAATCCAAGAAGGTAGCTGGACCCCACAGCTTTGGCTCAAGGGGAGgatttcaaaagacaaaataaatatggaatgGAAGAGGGTGTTCCAGACAAGGACAGGGTGTGTTGGAGCCCATCCAACTGGGACATGAACTGATGAGACATAAAGGCCACATAAATGGAACAGACTTGTACTCACGGGAAGAAGCCACGGCTAAGAATGAGGCACTGCTTGTTTTCCTCAGCAAGAAGTCCTACCAATGAATTACATCAGGGTCCCCTTTAAGAGTGAAGGCCAAGGGGCCGAGGAGCCTGGTGACTGACTAGTGGGCCTCGTGACCCTGTTGTGGAGCAGTTGCCAACCCCAGGGCTGAGCCtgctttgggggggagggggggaccgcGGTAGTTCACTGCAGCCAAGGTCCGAAACCTTGTCAAATCAATGGCAGCCCTCCAAGGATTCTTCCAAGATCCCACAAACTCATCAGAGATGCTCCCTCACTGGAGCCTTTCTCTAACACACGGTACTGAGagttttctgagaaaataaattttgaaaattttggcTATGGGAAAACCCATGCGGTATATGGGTAGGCCTAATTactaggttaaaaaaacaaaaccctgcataAAGCATCCTCATGTGCTAGTTTTAAGTTTTGTAGTTCATCTTACAGATCCTTAAAAAGCCCTCCCtgtcctcagaaaattaaaaatagatctaccctgtgatccagcaatagcactgctaggaatttacccaagggatacaggagtactgatgcataggggcacttgtaccccaatgtttatagcagcactctcaacaatagccaaattatgggaagagcctaaatgtccatcaactgatgaatggataaagaaattgtggtttatatacacaatggagtactacatggcaatgagaaagaacgaaatatggccctttgtagcaacgtggatggcactggagagtgtgatgctaagtgaaataaaccatacagagaaagacagataccatatggtttcactcttatgtggatcctgagaaacttaacaaaaacccatgggggaggggaaggaaaaaaaaaaaaaaagaggttagagtgggagagagccaaagcataagagactgttaaaaactgagaacaaactgagggttgatggggggtgggtgggagggaggggagtgtgggtgatgggtattgaggagggcaccttttgggatgagcactgggtgttgtatgggaaccaatttgacaataaatttcatatattggaaaaaaaaaagccctccctGTTCATCGGCCATTACCCCACCACTCGCATTACTACACACTTACACTTGCTGCCAAGTCCCTTTTACAGCTCTCACTGGCTGAATGCTACTGGCCACGATGCAGGGGTGCGTGAAGACATGGCCTCCCGGAAGGCTTACCGTAAGGTCATAGTGGAGACCTACCAGAACCCAGGCCTCTTCCAAATACCTAGTTTGGGTGGGGTCCTTATTCACAAAGCCCAAACCTAAACTGGTTTGGTTCTTAGTGAATGTTTAATTCTGAAATACCTTTAGGGAAAGGATAGGATCTGTGCATGGGATGGACACTCACTTCAAAGACGGGCCCTCCACGTAAGGTGTGTGACAAATTCCAGGACCCATAGTCCTGCTTCTACCTTGATTCAACCAACATTTAGTTTTAGATCATTTTCTTGAGAACTTTATTCATCAAAGAATCCCCCAAATGATTTAAACGGCTATGGAAGTTCTCTTTCACTTcatggaggtgtgtgtgtgtgtgtgtgtgtgtatacatatagatACTACACTAGCACTTTAGAGTATTTCCTGAGCTGCCCTCTCTTTGTCTAACTTGTATTTTAACCAAAGTTAACAGGGAAATAGCTGGAGCACTGTTTCAAAAAACCTACCTCCAATAACATTTCAGCAGTTGAGGCTGGGAGGCAGTGTTCTCTTCCCATTTCCTGAGGCTTTTTAATATAATCATGTTGATTTGTGCCTGTGCCTCCCAACTCAACTGCGGTCTTTGAGCTAACCACTCAAAAACCTCCTTTAATTAACAGAGTCACCTGAGGAGGTGAGTCAGAAGTCTGCAGAATCATCACTTCCACTGACCAAAACCTGGCTGCTTTCCAGCCTCAAAAAGGACACAGCCTTGCAGAAGCATACAATAATCGCCTGGCAGAGAGCAGCGGACCAGAGGCTGAGCAGCCTGGAAGCAAACTCGAAGAAGATGGGGTCGGGCAGGTGGAGAAGGGACATGTACTTGTCCTCTTCTCCACCCCACACTCTTTGTGGTAGTCCAACAGAAGGAGAGCTTGCATTTGGTCCACAGCAAGCCAGATCATGTAGGTAATAGAGAAGGACTGCATAGATCCCTTTATCATAGGCTCCTCTCTCCAGGCACCAAATCCTGCCAAGACACAAACACATAGACACAAAAGTCTGAATAGGCTCAACCTGAGAACGAGTGAAACTGCAGGAAAACAGATGTAGAGTCATGCTAAGATGGGCTAGGGAAGGGAGGACAGAGCAAGCCCCGGCTGTCCCCCTGGTTACTTTCCTGTTGCTAGATAGAGGAAAGGTGCACTCACACGGCACAGCAGACGGCGTCAGCTGACTTCACAGTAAGTAGTCCTCTTCAAGATTATCATCACCAGACACAGAGGCAGCTTCTGCTTAGCAGAAAGGGGAGGAAGTTAGGCATGGCCACTGAGACTCAGGGAATACGGACTTCTTGGTGCCCTGTGGCCGTTTTTTAAGAGCTAAGTCTTAACACTGTCCCTAGTTTGGAGAGACTCACTGAAAACCAGTAATTCCCAAAGATGCTCTGGGGAGGAAATGCGGTTTGTACCTGACAAGCTGAGGCAGGACAGGGTATTTGCTATTTCTCCAGGGCTCTTCCTGGTCTCAGCGAGCATGCTGCCGAGAGAGACCTCTGTTTCTGTGGCCTGCAGGGATGAAGACGAGAGAAGAAGACTGTAGTGGCTGGTGGGAAAGGAGAGGCTGCCCTCTCATTTTGTCCTCAGGCTCTGGTTAAGGCAGTGGAGTCAGATAGCTGAGAGGAACAAGGACGCCCCCTTAGGAAAGCCCTCCATAGCACATCACGTGTGACCAGAAGCCCTCCCGTCTCCCGGGGCAGACTCGCCCCGGAGCAGCACATTACGTGTACTCACCACATCGTGCAACATGTCTGGGATGGCTCtgttttcttccatgtcttcAGGAAGTTCAACTGCATATCCTTTACGAACTAATTCTAACCCGATATCAagtttctaagaagaaaaatgcaaaggGAATGATGTTCTCTGTAGAGAGGGGCATATCTG from Panthera leo isolate Ple1 chromosome C1, P.leo_Ple1_pat1.1, whole genome shotgun sequence encodes the following:
- the OAZ3 gene encoding LOW QUALITY PROTEIN: ornithine decarboxylase antizyme 3 (The sequence of the model RefSeq protein was modified relative to this genomic sequence to represent the inferred CDS: deleted 1 base in 1 codon), producing TEKLPCNRLRPSIFSLSYIKRGKTRNYLYPIWSPYAYYLYCYKYRITLREKMLPCYKSIIYKEREDLTLRPRSCLQCSESPAGLQGVRSTEQGDHDQLKELYSAGNLTVLATDPLLHQDPVQLDFHFRRTPQTSTHWHGLLSDHRLFLDIPYQALDQGNWESLTATLEYVEEKTNVDLVFVSFQNNRNDRGALLRAFSYMGFEVVRPDHPVLPPWDNVIFMVYPLERELGHLPSEPP